The Hoplias malabaricus isolate fHopMal1 chromosome X2, fHopMal1.hap1, whole genome shotgun sequence genomic interval TGActagacagaaacagaaaatgacctggtcacattaaataaacaaacatatccaaatgttacatttgactttttaaAAGAAGCTTACTTCCTCAGCTGTGAAGAGAAGTGAGGAATCCTCACTGAACAGAGACGGAAGGCACAGGATGGCTGCCTCTAACTGCAGACctataatcaattaaaaatattttaaatcaagGAGTGCCACTCCCAAGTCATTTTCAAGACACAAAAGCTTGAACTCATTGCACAAAGTTTTGGAAGGGAAGGGCAAAATTTCTCCAAATAGACTTTAAATTCCTCATTGGTCTTTTAGCTTCAGTTTTCCCATGCATCTTTTTCAAGTGAGCATAAAAAAAACCTAACGTTTGCAGATCCCACTGTAGCTACATGACTTACTACATGTTTGATGGCATAATATGTCATTTCAATAGTTGTCATGATCTACTGGTTAATCAATGGGAATATTTGGCAAAATCACATAAATATTGCAGGTAATGGTATAATGTTTTTGCCACCATCATGGCActagccttgcgcccaatgattcagagtaggcctgaactggataagcggttagagacaatgaatgaatgaatgaatgaatgaatgaacgaatgaacggTTGTACTATTTAAAACAAGGAAGTTCGGATGTTCTCACCTTTTTTTACAGGACCTTCTTGGCAGTCCTCAATGGTCTCCAGACATCTCTTAATCACTGCAGTGCGAGATGCTCGCAGTAAAATCATGGGGGCCATTttgctcagcactgtagtgactTGCTTGTCTATGTCAATGTGTTGGAGATCTTTCATTTCCAAAAGCAGCTGTTGGTGTTCAATATCCAAGTTATTAATGTTACCATGTAAAAAAACGTGTTAATTGCAAGACtaacaaatacataaaacataCAATTTCAGGCAACTTAAGGCAAGGGAATTCCATTAAAATCTCTCTTGTAGAATGGGAGGAGATATATGTTCTTCTGTATCCTCTTGTCTTTGTCATCTGCTCTTGTAGAAACAGCATATCTGGTCGGACCTTCTTTACCTCCTCAGCCATTGTCTTGACAATTTCGGTTATGTTTCTCTCCTCCATACACACTTCAGTTGCAACAGCACCATTAACCTATATGAATTCACACAACCAACTTGAACTTACACAAGAGACAATAAGTGACATGTGAATATAGCCATGTACAAAGTGAACGTTCTTTTGTACGTACAGCAAGTCTTCTCCCTGCTTTAAATTGTAATTGGACAACCTCAGATGTACGCTTTCTGCCAGAACCTGGAATTGCAAACTTTGTTCTCATCCTGAGAACTTCATCATCGCTGATCAGCGGGCGTCTCTCCTTTTTGAACTTGTTCTTTAAGGACTCGTGCAGAGCATCCTAACAGAAAAACATGGCAAACACATGGCTCTCATAAATCAATTTACACTGAAAACATAAGTgagtaaatacattttgaaaatattaactACTTACAAAACCTGATCCAAAGTTCTCTCTCAGGCATGGGTATATGGTTATGAGTGAAGACAACAACTGAACATACTGGTTGTGTGAAGGGTACCTTGGATAAGATTAAGcgaataattaaaatattacagcatttttaatgtttgatCTGACATGAATGAAAATACTAACAAATACTCCTTTTGTATGGATAAAGACAAGTACCAGAATACacttacagtgttttactagacaGCTGGTCAAATAGAGCCTGCAATAGAAGAGTCCTTATTTTTGACTTCTTTGAGCTTTTGAGTTCAGGGTCTCTCCGTTCCAGCGCAGCCAACAACAATGGGGGGAAGGCAAAATGAGATGAACCCTGTGTTTTTGAGCCACATCCGTGTGTATACTCAATCAAAGATCTATGATGCAAATGAGACAAAATGATAATTATTCTGTTTTTCTGAGGTTGCCGACTTGTAAGCAAACAATGAGAACTGAATTATATTTAGAATGGACAAATGTATGTTGCCACTTTACAATGTACAGTACATCTGAGATGTACTTTTCATAAGTACTTACTTGTGGGATTCACCTGCTTTCAATTTATCCAGAAGAGAAATAAACATGACCTGCTTCTTTATTATGGGTATCAGTCTCTCTGCCATTCGCTCTGTGAAAACCCCTAAAGTTGCTCCATCGATCTCATGCTCTAAGGGAAAATAAGAACACAttttttcaagaaaaaaaaaaacaaaaaaacatggatTTCACAGTTTACTGTGGAAAAGTGTAACACAGAATACAAATAATGTCACCTAAGTAAAAGACTGTTAATTTGTTAATAGTGTGTAAAAATCtttcattttgttattaacTACGCAATTTGAGGCATACTCAAATACAACAAAGTTTGACAtatgtaaaaatacataaaaatcataatattctgtacttaaacatttaatcatgtaaatttttaaaaacaaattcaacAGTGATTTGGCATATATTCtggtaaaagtgaattactAATTAACTATGCTAGTCCTACATCTCCACATGTTCTGGCTAGTTAACTTGGCCATGTATGCAAGAATAAATAACGCTATTCACTTTGACATTGTAAATTTCAGTGCATCATTTTGTAATTAGGATTAAGTTTTCTCTCACAGGACGATGAAGCAGGGTGATGTAAAGTTCGCCTTTCCCATCTGTGTAGCAGTCAAGCGGATGATAGTCTACTTCTTCACCAGGGTACAGAACCATCCAATGGGTAGTAGACTTCACACCATAGGCATGTAAATGTTCTGAATAGTGGGAACTTTGGTAAATCCTCCCACACAGTTTCCACTCACCATGGAACTTAATTATGTgaatcagtttaaaaaaaactggaatCTCCTCAGCATGTAAAAGATCAAGAATGTAGTAATCTCCAACTTTGTACTGGACTCTGTCATGTTCcaagtgttttgttttccaaACAGAGTCTGCGAAACTTGCAGTATCACTTACAAAAATTTCCCTCAGTTGAGAAGGGAGCACTCGCAAAGGTATTTCTGTTACACTGTGAGGGACTGCTTCTGAATTCCAACTGGTACTACATTGGGACTCCCAACACTGTCTCATTTGGTAGCGCTTTGCAAGAGTTTTTGCAATATTCTGGTAGTTGCTAACCACAGATGAAAGTCGTTTGAAATAGAGGTGCTTTGACTCATACCTAAGACACCAGTGTGCCCTTAGAGGTCCAAAATTCTCTATCAAGCGTGGGTAGTGAACCAAGTAATGGATCTTTGGTATGAAATCATCTGGAAACAATCTTTGAAAACTTGtcagaaattctgttattaaagCTGTCAGAGGACTTAGCCAACTTGTTTTAATGACAGGTGCAAGAAGGATGTCACACACTGATCGCAACAACAGATAGAGATCCCAGTATGAATTCCGTTTAGGAACAAAGTCTCCAATTAGGAAGGGTAGAAGACGAAACAATACAAATTTTTCAACAGCTTTTCCTTGAATTCCACTTCCCTGCAGGATTGTCTGTCTCAACAACACCGGCCTGTGTGTAACATCATTTTGTCCAAAAGGGAACTCCTGGAGTCGTTCATTCAACTGCTGAATTGTGATAAGTTTATCACTGTTCAGATTCTTTAAGACTAACCTTGTAACATGTGGAATTACACCCTCTAATACATCATGCATAAGATCTGGTGGAAAAGATTCGGTCACCTCAAAATGAGGAATTTTTTCAAATGGACAATGCTCAGCAACACCATAGAGAGATTTTGAATTTTGTACTCCTAAATGGCCTCTGTGGTCATCAGGGGTCCGAAGGGAGCAGGATGACTCATCAGTTGAATCACACATGTTGTCATGATGGCACATACAGAATCGACAAATGAAGCCATGACTAAAACATGCACTGAAACCAGCTAGGGAATGGGCAGATAGGTTGTCAGCTGAAATTGAAAAAAGTGCTCCTTTCAGGACATGAGTTTGGCCCTCAACACTGACTGATATTCCTTTGTTTTGTAGCTCTATGAGATCACGGATGAGCGGCTGAAGAATAGGCTCATAACCATACTTTTGTAATAACTTGTTTCGAACTAAAACAGAAACATGTATGTTCTGAAGTTGTGAACGGTACTTTAGTGGTAGATTTCCAACAACAAAATAGAAACAGGCTATCTTGTGAATCAATTTTTTGGAGCCAAGGCTATTCAAAATTTCAAACTCATCTGTGTACAACTGCAATTTTAACAATTTGTCTGACTTTCTGCAACAAAGAAGCACATGCTTCTTCTTAGAAAAAGACCCATCAGTGAAATCTGTTAATGTATCGCCATCAGAAACTCTCTCCTTTTGTACAAACAAGAACACTTCCTTCCTCTTTAAAATATGACAAAGAACTTCCAAAATAGGTATGTACTGAAAAGtgtcttttttccctctctggTCAGTTCCAAGTATATACTCAACAGGTTGAACCAATCCAAATTCTTTTATGCAGTACCGTTCAAACTGATAGTCTGAAGTTACATGCTCAAAGCACTTTCCAAATAGATTGTCTTCAATTAGTGCTTTAAGATCTGAAAGGCTATCAAGCTCTGTATGTGCATCTTGAAGGCAAGTCTTTAGCAGAGCTCGATACTGTTCATTGAACAGCTCAATTAAACTTTTTACCTCCTGTGAAATACTATGAGTAACAGTCTTAGAAACAATGTGTTTTTCCTGTAGCTTTAAACAAAACAGGCCAAAGTGTTTCTgaacattttctgtaaaatggCTTAACTTTTCAGAGAGCAATTCTGTATGGACAATTTCATCAtaatcactgtcttcgtcaccACCTTCGTCTTCATTAACATACGGCAGCTTGCACTCTTTGTCCAAGTTCTCTTTGATTGAGTTATGTTTACGGAAAATATGAACCTTAAAAGAACTTATTTTCTTGTAAACATTAGGACAACCATTGTCAAGTCCACATTTGACAGAGAAGTTAGGTTCACTTTCATGAAAATACTGCAAATGCCTCAAATATTTTGATAATGAATGTTTCTTAACAGAGCAGTTGGGGCAATAGTACATGGAGCAGGACAGTCCTTTAGGATCTTGTTTGGTGGATCTCACCCATGAAAACATCAGAGAATTCACCCAAACTGTTTCTCTCTAGCCACTGGCATACTTCCGCAGGTGTCCAAGATGTATAGTCACTCATTGTctataaacaaagaaaacacacaggcATAACATTACTGTAATTTCCAATTTGTCTTTCATCAAAATCACTCAAATCTTGATTTTTGGTCATGTTCAGAGGTAGAACACTAGCTATAACATGCTATAAAAAACCTttccagtgaaagttaatgtggCTTGATGCACTTGATATTATAGCAAGTAAAATCatacttttagtttttttttttatcacagttGCACATTGTAAACACAACATCCTCACCAAGGAAAATACAAACTTGCCTAAGTAAGCATTCCTTTTAAACCATTCTTTCTagcaaataaaatattcagtgttaaaTGACATTTCGGCAGCTCcatatgaaatattcattcagaTAGTTGTCGCTAGCtacattattactattattctTGTCAAAGTTTACAAACAACTCCAACTGCAAAAATCTAGCTAGCTAAACTACATCTGAATATTAACAACGGCTAAAATAACGACCGCTAGCGAGTTAGCATTAAGCTAACAGTCTTCTAATGTCGaactaaaaattaaataaatcgtTAGCTATTATTACATTGTCTGGCATCGCACCTAGTCAGTCTAACACGAAAGTTTTCCAGCTAAATGTAGCCGCGGGTTCTAAGCCTGGCGATAAATTACTTTGTGTTTACAGACTGTGGACTTACCTCAGAAAAGTGTGAAGGGTAGCGCGCTCGAGCTGCGGCGTTTGTTCACCGGCAGCCGCGCTGAACATGCGCATTCCCGCGCCCAGAGACAACGCCAAACTGGTCCCGCAGCGAACTGAACTTCGCACCGAGAGAGAGACTCATGTCTAGACCAGCATATCTAAGACGTTCAGTGTTATAACTTACTGTTCAGTCTCACAAAGCTGCAGCTGGCACAGATGGAAAATAAAGAACTATTTTGTGAAGCTTGCGAAGTATTTAATCAAGATAACTAGAAAagcaattttaatttttttttcacaacgAAAACCAGGCAACCATGTTTTGCCATTTTCCTCAACGAATAAACACTAACCAAAAATTGAATGATAAATGACCCATTATTTCTgattttgaaaacagaaaatcgcaaggaaataaaacatttgaagaGGAGTTGACTCCCAAAGAATCGATTCTTCCAACTTCTGAGAGTCGCTCGTATAAATTCTAGGCCAACGATTCATAGAGTTCCATCTCTTAGAGTCGACTCAGTCTCTATATGCAGAGCACTTTAAACTTTAattgtaaatgttaaataaatgaaaaatgtatttgaagaaaaatggcaattttttccatatttccttatttttagatgttaacgttttaaatgtaatatcatttTAAGCTTTTGTTTATTAaggttattattaaaatatagctaaaatatagtaaaactttaaaattacatCGCTAAAATTAGGCtatttgttattaatgttaattgATTAATTCACATTTTAGTCAAAAGCCTTAAGctaaatcaaaatcagctgccaaaatTAACTGTAGAAATTgttccaaaatgtaaataaaaaaagacaacaataataagcataataataataataaaaatattaataatgaataaaaacaacaacaacaataatttatatattgtcTAGAATGTATTGGTTCGTTTTGTTACAGACTCATTACAGCTGCATAAATAATAATgacttattattgttattattattattgcagctTTAATGAGCCCATAGCAGTAAGAACCAATACATTTTGGACAACATGCATaaagaagtaaaataaattcaggacaacacataaaaacatataCTTGACCCCCAATGCCAGCATACTGTAGCATAAttacacaataacacaaacaaaGAACCCTTTCCTGAGCTGCAAAGAACCATTTAGGTATTCAGAGAGTTCTTTGAGTattcatggttctatatagaaccattgcCTGTAGCAAAGAACCCATGAAGAACcctttttttaagagtgtacttttacacccacccacacacacacactgactctctctcttcctctctctctctatcactctttccatacctccctctccccactcCTTCTCCCTCCAGCTTTCTCCCCATTACCTCAACtgaatttattttcattctagCTGCTGTTCATAACAAAGAACACCCTGAACTGTATGGCAAATGTCAAACATTAATActgaagaaaaaagagagaaatttaCTAGAGTAAATAGCTGTGATTTGATGTGAGTGTGGTCTTGTTAGGAGCCCTGAAATAGCTGCCACTTATTGGTAAGGAacagcaaattgtagcttttcTGCATAGCACGGCCTTGCATTAACATTAGTAGTCATGCACTGGGCTCAGATCTGTGTGCTTCTGGCAGATTTATCACTGTGCTCCTCTAAAAGCAGCAGGCTCAAAACTAATTGGCTCCCGTCTCTCAGACCCCGCTACATTTGTATCCCActttaagaagaagaagaagaagaagggaaaaaaagattttctctttctctccccaaAAATGGAGTTTAGAGAAGATGCTTGAGTCAAGTCTGACCATCTGCTCATCTTTGTGTGAAAGACGGAGCTGGTGGGTTTGGTCCAAAACCTCCCAGCTTTTCAATCAAAAGGCCCTTGCATCCACCTCACACACAAAGATACCACCCTCCCTTCCCCTCACCCTGGCTAAGCCCACCGCTGAATGGAGCTAAATCTGCTGCCTGATGCTCTAATGGCAGCCCTTACTCTTTCTTTGGAAATGCCACACTCCAATCAGAGGACCCCAGCTGACTTCTTTCATCTCATTTCCTACTCATATCACCCCACcccagccccacacacacattcttcgTTTTTGTGAGGTTTATCACATGAAGCTTTATTACTTACAAGTGTACAGTGACAGAACTTTTACATTTCGACCATTCCGACTAGAAGAAAATATGTGTTGCTCAAAAGTCACTCAGTCATTCTTCTTCTAAAGTTGCTCTAAAAA includes:
- the LOC136676194 gene encoding uncharacterized protein isoform X1 yields the protein MFSWVRSTKQDPKGLSCSMYYCPNCSVKKHSLSKYLRHLQYFHESEPNFSVKCGLDNGCPNVYKKISSFKVHIFRKHNSIKENLDKECKLPYVNEDEGGDEDSDYDEIVHTELLSEKLSHFTENVQKHFGLFCLKLQEKHIVSKTVTHSISQEVKSLIELFNEQYRALLKTCLQDAHTELDSLSDLKALIEDNLFGKCFEHVTSDYQFERYCIKEFGLVQPVEYILGTDQRGKKDTFQYIPILEVLCHILKRKEVFLFVQKERVSDGDTLTDFTDGSFSKKKHVLLCCRKSDKLLKLQLYTDEFEILNSLGSKKLIHKIACFYFVVGNLPLKYRSQLQNIHVSVLVRNKLLQKYGYEPILQPLIRDLIELQNKGISVSVEGQTHVLKGALFSISADNLSAHSLAGFSACFSHGFICRFCMCHHDNMCDSTDESSCSLRTPDDHRGHLGVQNSKSLYGVAEHCPFEKIPHFEVTESFPPDLMHDVLEGVIPHVTRLVLKNLNSDKLITIQQLNERLQEFPFGQNDVTHRPVLLRQTILQGSGIQGKAVEKFVLFRLLPFLIGDFVPKRNSYWDLYLLLRSVCDILLAPVIKTSWLSPLTALITEFLTSFQRLFPDDFIPKIHYLVHYPRLIENFGPLRAHWCLRYESKHLYFKRLSSVVSNYQNIAKTLAKRYQMRQCWESQCSTSWNSEAVPHSVTEIPLRVLPSQLREIFVSDTASFADSVWKTKHLEHDRVQYKVGDYYILDLLHAEEIPVFFKLIHIIKFHGEWKLCGRIYQSSHYSEHLHAYGVKSTTHWMVLYPGEEVDYHPLDCYTDGKGELYITLLHRPVRENLILITK
- the LOC136676194 gene encoding sterile alpha motif domain-containing protein 3-like isoform X2, whose protein sequence is MSDYTSWTPAEVCQWLERNSLGEFSDVFMEHEIDGATLGVFTERMAERLIPIIKKQVMFISLLDKLKAGESHKSLIEYTHGCGSKTQGSSHFAFPPLLLAALERRDPELKSSKKSKIRTLLLQALFDQLSSKTLYPSHNQYVQLLSSLITIYPCLRENFGSGFDALHESLKNKFKKERRPLISDDEVLRMRTKFAIPGSGRKRTSEVVQLQFKAGRRLAVNGAVATEVCMEERNITEIVKTMAEEVKKVRPDMLFLQEQMTKTRGYRRTYISSHSTREILMEFPCLKLPEILLLEMKDLQHIDIDKQVTTVLSKMAPMILLRASRTAVIKRCLETIEDCQEGPVKKGLQLEAAILCLPSLFSEDSSLLFTAEESDTLDIVTPQIILSGCKEGVPLQYSLVKVTMDKEIMVDDCTDVSLALGVLFSTYFVFGVEYPKGLKKTLTFLEAFVFKMKEERFLPITLKRVFNSLCE
- the LOC136676194 gene encoding sterile alpha motif domain-containing protein 3-like isoform X5, whose amino-acid sequence is MSDYTSWTPAEVCQWLERNSLGEFSDVFMEHEIDGATLGVFTERMAERLIPIIKKQVMFISLLDKLKAGESHKSLIEYTHGCGSKTQGSSHFAFPPLLLAALERRDPELKSSKKSKIRTLLLQALFDQLSSKTLYPSHNQYVQLLSSLITIYPCLRENFGSGFDALHESLKNKFKKERRPLISDDEVLRMRTKFAIPGSGRKRTSEVVQLQFKAGRRLAVNGAVATEVCMEERNITEIVKTMAEEVKKVRPDMLFLQEQMTKTRGYRRTYISSHSTREILMEFPCLKLPEILLLEMKDLQHIDIDKQVTTVLSKMAPMILLRASRTAVIKRCLETIEDCQEGPVKKGLQLEAAILCLPSLFSEDSSLLFTAEEVIFCFCLVRHIRYRHTTDYFKWL
- the LOC136676194 gene encoding sterile alpha motif domain-containing protein 3-like isoform X4, whose protein sequence is MAERLIPIIKKQVMFISLLDKLKAGESHKSLIEYTHGCGSKTQGSSHFAFPPLLLAALERRDPELKSSKKSKIRTLLLQALFDQLSSKTLYPSHNQYVQLLSSLITIYPCLRENFGSGFDALHESLKNKFKKERRPLISDDEVLRMRTKFAIPGSGRKRTSEVVQLQFKAGRRLAVNGAVATEVCMEERNITEIVKTMAEEVKKVRPDMLFLQEQMTKTRGYRRTYISSHSTREILMEFPCLKLPEILLLEMKDLQHIDIDKQVTTVLSKMAPMILLRASRTAVIKRCLETIEDCQEGPVKKGLQLEAAILCLPSLFSEDSSLLFTAEESDTLDIVTPQIILSGCKEGVPLQYSLVKVTMDKEIMVDDCTDVSLALGVLFSTYFVFGVEYPKGLKKTLTFLEAFVFKMKEERFLPITLKRVFNSLCE
- the LOC136676194 gene encoding sterile alpha motif domain-containing protein 3-like isoform X6; its protein translation is MSDYTSWTPAEVCQWLERNSLGEFSDVFMEHEIDGATLGVFTERMAERLIPIIKKQVMFISLLDKLKAGESHKSLIEYTHGCGSKTQGSSHFAFPPLLLAALERRDPELKSSKKSKIRTLLLQALFDQLSSKTLYPSHNQYVQLLSSLITIYPCLRENFGSGFDALHESLKNKFKKERRPLISDDEVLRMRTKFAIPGSGRKRTSEVVQLQFKAGRRLAVNGAVATEVCMEERNITEIVKTMAEEVKKVRPDMLFLQEQMTKTRGYRRTYISSHSTREILMEFPCLKLPEILLLEMKDLQHIDIDKQVTTVLSKMAPMILLRASRTAVIKRCLETIEDCQEGPVKKGLQLEAAILCLPSLFSEDSSLLFTAEETH
- the LOC136676194 gene encoding sterile alpha motif domain-containing protein 3-like isoform X3 is translated as MCSYFPLEHEIDGATLGVFTERMAERLIPIIKKQVMFISLLDKLKAGESHKSLIEYTHGCGSKTQGSSHFAFPPLLLAALERRDPELKSSKKSKIRTLLLQALFDQLSSKTLYPSHNQYVQLLSSLITIYPCLRENFGSGFDALHESLKNKFKKERRPLISDDEVLRMRTKFAIPGSGRKRTSEVVQLQFKAGRRLAVNGAVATEVCMEERNITEIVKTMAEEVKKVRPDMLFLQEQMTKTRGYRRTYISSHSTREILMEFPCLKLPEILLLEMKDLQHIDIDKQVTTVLSKMAPMILLRASRTAVIKRCLETIEDCQEGPVKKGLQLEAAILCLPSLFSEDSSLLFTAEESDTLDIVTPQIILSGCKEGVPLQYSLVKVTMDKEIMVDDCTDVSLALGVLFSTYFVFGVEYPKGLKKTLTFLEAFVFKMKEERFLPITLKRVFNSLCE